Genomic DNA from Methanobacterium alcaliphilum:
AAGATCCATGTATTAAAAATTAAATGGCTTTATGTCATTATATTTGATAAAAAAAGGAGAGGATAGTTACATGTGCATTGCAGCACCGGCTCAAGTAATTGAGATCAATAATAATGATAAAATTGCAGTAGTAGATTTTGGCGGAGTTAGACAGCAGGTAAAATTAGATCTGGTGGAAGATGTGGAAGAGGGTAGGTATGTGCTTGTCCACTCAGGATATGCTATTGAAGTTATGACTGATGAG
This window encodes:
- a CDS encoding HypC/HybG/HupF family hydrogenase formation chaperone encodes the protein MCIAAPAQVIEINNNDKIAVVDFGGVRQQVKLDLVEDVEEGRYVLVHSGYAIEVMTDE